In bacterium, the genomic window TCGAGGCCGAGTGGTTGCCGACGCTGCCGCAGACCGTGTCGGTAGAGGTGGGGGGAGAGACACGCAAGCTATCCTGTGACAAGCTCGGCCGCCAGCCTCAGATCGAGCAGGCCGTCGCGCAGGCCTGGCGTGTCGGCCGCGAGGGCGGCCTCATCGCGCAGTTGGCTACTCGCCTGCGCATGATGAGGTCGGCGCTGGACATCCCGGTCAAAATCACGGTGGACGAGACGGACATGAGCGCCGAGCTGGTGCGACTGGCGGCGCAGGTGGACCGCGAGCCGGTGGACGCCAGCGTCACGGTCTCGGCCGATGACGACGTGACCGTGGTCCCGGGCAAGCCCGGGGTGAAGCTGGATCGCAAGGCCTCGGCCGCAACCCTCACCGACGCCCTGACGCAGTTGAGCCAGGAGCCGGTGAAGCTCGCATCCGCCGAGGCCCAGCCCCGCGTGTCGGCCCAGGACCTGGCACACCTGGAGGTCGTGCTCGGCAGCTACCACACTCCGTACAACTCCGGCAAGGTAGACCGCACGCACAACCTCGGCCTCGCCATCCAGGCCATCAACAAGACCATCGTCATGCCCGGCGAGGAGTTCTCGACCGACAAGACCATCGGCCCGCGCATTGCCGAGCGCGGCTTCCGTGAGGCGCCGATCTTCCAGGACGGTGAGGTCACGCCGGCGACCGGCGGCGGCATCTGTCAGATCGCCACCACCATCTACAACGCCGCGCTCTTTGCCGGGTTGGATGTCGTCGAGCGCCATCACCACTCCCAGCCCGTCACCTATGCTCCCGCCGGCCGCGATGCTACGGTCTACGCCGGGCAGCTCGACCTGCGCTTCCGCAACACGACCGGCTTCCCGATCCTCATCCTGGGGTCGGTCGGCGGCGGCGAGGTCAGCCTGAAGATCATCGGCAAGCGCGAGGCCAACCGCAAGGTGCGGCTGGAGCGGTCAGGCCTGGCGAGCATCCCGTATGACACCAAGGAGATGCCTGACCCCACCCTCGACCTGGGCAAGCGGAAGGTAGACAAGCCGGGCCGCAAGGGGATCAAGGTGACGGTGACGCGCGTCATCGTCCAGCCGGACGGCAAAGAGAAGCGTGAGACGCTGCACAGCGACGTGTACCGGCCGCAGACCGAAGTCATCCACGTCGGCACCAAGCCCACGTTCTACAAGGGCAAAGACGGCAAACCGATCGTCGGTCCCGACGGCAAGCCGGTGCCGGTGAAGCTCGGCCCGGACGGCAAGCCCCTGCCCTACAAACCGCCCGGCGCCAAGCCGGCCAAGCCGGCGAACGGACACACCGCCGCCAGGGGGGCGGCAGTGAAAAAAACAGGCGCCAAGCCGGCCGGCACCGCCCGGCCTAAGACGAAGACCGGAGCCCGATCATGAAAGCAGCCAGGATGTTTGCGGTGCGTGACGTGCGCGTCGTGGAGAGCCCCACGCCGGAGCCGGCCCCGACTGAAGTGCTCCTGCGCGTGAGGGCCTGCGCCATCTGCGCCTCGGACCTGCACATGTACGAAGAGGGGCACAGCAGCGGCGTCTACCCCTCCGGCCCCATCATCCTGGGCCACGAGTTTTCCGGCGAGGTCGCTGCCTGCGGCGCGGACATGACCGACTGGCAGATCGGGGAGCGCGTCGCCTGCGAGCCCAGTTGGCACTGCAGCCACTGCGACATGTGCGAGCGCGGCCTGACCAACCTGTGCCGCCACATCATCTTCCCCAGCTACCCCGACCGCGACGGGGCCATGGCCGAGTACATCGCGGTCCCCGGGTTCTCGCTGGCGAAGCTGCCCGGCAACGTGGACTTCATCGGCGGCGC contains:
- a CDS encoding VanW family protein, with amino-acid sequence MKWIIYSLIALLLVLAVAAGALSVSTSQFRKSDVIAQHVTIAGVDVGKLTNAEARQKLEAEWLPTLPQTVSVEVGGETRKLSCDKLGRQPQIEQAVAQAWRVGREGGLIAQLATRLRMMRSALDIPVKITVDETDMSAELVRLAAQVDREPVDASVTVSADDDVTVVPGKPGVKLDRKASAATLTDALTQLSQEPVKLASAEAQPRVSAQDLAHLEVVLGSYHTPYNSGKVDRTHNLGLAIQAINKTIVMPGEEFSTDKTIGPRIAERGFREAPIFQDGEVTPATGGGICQIATTIYNAALFAGLDVVERHHHSQPVTYAPAGRDATVYAGQLDLRFRNTTGFPILILGSVGGGEVSLKIIGKREANRKVRLERSGLASIPYDTKEMPDPTLDLGKRKVDKPGRKGIKVTVTRVIVQPDGKEKRETLHSDVYRPQTEVIHVGTKPTFYKGKDGKPIVGPDGKPVPVKLGPDGKPLPYKPPGAKPAKPANGHTAARGAAVKKTGAKPAGTARPKTKTGARS